A section of the Paracoccaceae bacterium genome encodes:
- a CDS encoding glyoxalase: MRVLRIVSDLEVSDPQALAGFYERLFGLKIVMDAGFIVTLQGDAPAPIQISLASEGGSGTPVPALSIEVDDLDDVIARLAAMGVTPSYGPVDEPWGVRRLYVRDPAGTLLNILCHAPAGAPT; the protein is encoded by the coding sequence GTGCGCGTTCTGCGCATTGTCAGCGATCTGGAGGTTTCAGACCCACAAGCTCTGGCTGGATTTTACGAACGGCTGTTCGGTCTGAAGATCGTGATGGACGCGGGCTTCATCGTCACGCTGCAGGGGGACGCGCCTGCGCCCATTCAGATCAGCCTTGCCAGCGAAGGCGGGTCCGGCACGCCGGTGCCCGCGCTTTCGATCGAGGTGGATGATCTGGACGATGTGATCGCACGGCTGGCCGCGATGGGCGTGACGCCCAGCTATGGCCCGGTCGATGAACCCTGGGGCGTGCGCCGTTTGTATGTGCGCGACCCCGCTGGAACCTTGTTGAATATCCTGTGCCACGCCCCGGCTGGCGCACCGACCTGA
- the gcvH gene encoding glycine cleavage system protein GcvH → MKYTEEHEWLRVEDDLVVVGITAHASEQLGDVVFVELPDVPMTVTKDDEVVVIESVKAASDILAPLDGEIVEVNTPLGDEPGKVNDDPTGDAWFFKMKIEDMSVLDDLMDEAAYNKFIA, encoded by the coding sequence ATGAAATACACCGAAGAACACGAATGGCTGCGCGTCGAAGATGATCTGGTCGTGGTCGGGATCACGGCACATGCCTCGGAACAGCTGGGCGATGTGGTGTTCGTGGAACTGCCGGACGTGCCGATGACGGTCACCAAGGATGACGAAGTTGTGGTGATCGAAAGCGTCAAGGCCGCGTCCGACATCCTGGCCCCGCTGGACGGCGAGATTGTCGAGGTGAACACGCCGCTGGGCGATGAACCCGGCAAGGTCAACGATGATCCCACCGGCGACGCCTGGTTCTTCAAGATGAAGATCGAGGATATGTCCGTTCTGGATGATCTGATGGACGAAGCCGCCTATAACAAGTTCATCGCCTAG
- the gcvT gene encoding glycine cleavage system aminomethyltransferase GcvT produces MPELNRTPLYDLHLELGGKMVPFAGYEMPVQYPMGVMKEHLHTRQKAGLFDVSHMGQVVVRPKSGQYEDAALALETLVPVNVLGLGEKRQRYAMFTNDAGGIEDDLMLANMGDHVFVVVNAACKDADIARMKTHLSETCWIEVLDDRALLAFQGTAAEGALASLAPAVAEMAFMDVAEVGIAGADCVVSRSGYTGEDGYEISVPNAQAVDLARALLAHDDVEPIGLGARDTLRLEAGLCLYGNDIDATTSPVEAALTWAIQKARRAGGDRAGGFPGADRILDEMANGTSRRRVGLLPEGRAPMRDGTRLFVEGSDTPVGTVTSGAFGPTVERPVSMGYVEAAYADVGTALLGEVRRKLLPVTVAAMPFRPAQFKR; encoded by the coding sequence ATGCCGGAGCTGAACCGAACACCGCTTTACGATCTGCACCTGGAACTGGGCGGCAAGATGGTGCCGTTTGCGGGCTATGAGATGCCCGTGCAGTACCCCATGGGCGTGATGAAAGAGCATCTGCACACGCGTCAAAAGGCCGGGCTGTTTGATGTCAGCCACATGGGTCAGGTGGTGGTCAGGCCAAAGTCGGGCCAATACGAAGATGCCGCATTGGCGCTGGAAACGCTGGTTCCGGTGAACGTTCTGGGGCTGGGCGAAAAGCGCCAGCGCTATGCGATGTTCACCAATGACGCGGGCGGGATCGAGGATGATCTGATGCTGGCCAATATGGGCGACCATGTTTTCGTCGTCGTCAACGCCGCCTGCAAGGACGCCGATATTGCGCGGATGAAAACCCATCTGTCTGAAACCTGCTGGATCGAGGTTCTGGATGACCGCGCCCTGCTGGCGTTTCAGGGGACTGCGGCGGAAGGGGCGCTCGCTTCGCTCGCGCCCGCTGTCGCGGAAATGGCGTTCATGGACGTGGCCGAGGTGGGGATTGCCGGGGCGGACTGTGTCGTCTCACGCTCGGGCTACACCGGTGAGGATGGGTATGAGATTTCGGTGCCGAATGCGCAGGCCGTCGATCTGGCGCGTGCTCTGCTGGCGCATGACGATGTGGAACCTATCGGTCTTGGCGCGCGGGACACGCTGCGGCTGGAGGCGGGATTGTGCCTTTACGGCAATGACATAGACGCCACCACCAGCCCGGTTGAGGCGGCGCTGACCTGGGCGATTCAGAAGGCACGGCGCGCCGGGGGCGATCGGGCGGGCGGCTTTCCAGGTGCAGACCGTATCCTTGATGAGATGGCGAATGGCACCTCGCGCCGCCGCGTTGGTCTGCTGCCCGAAGGCCGCGCCCCGATGCGCGACGGGACGCGGTTGTTCGTCGAAGGATCGGACACGCCGGTTGGCACAGTGACGTCGGGTGCCTTCGGGCCAACCGTCGAACGCCCCGTTTCAATGGGCTATGTCGAGGCTGCCTACGCCGACGTCGGCACCGCCCTTCTGGGCGAGGTGCGCAGAAAACTTTTGCCGGTTACAGTGGCGGCAATGCCGTTCCGCCCGGCGCAATTCAAACGATAA
- a CDS encoding neutral zinc metallopeptidase yields MDVSLDQMHVLALAARDALPDAYRAAARDVALRVEDTAPRDILADVGVADPLELTGLYDGIPLTQKSVADQPHGPDTIWLFRRAILAELAERGNVTLAELVAHVYVHELAHHFGWSDDDIARINRWWE; encoded by the coding sequence ATGGATGTAAGCCTTGACCAGATGCACGTGCTGGCGCTGGCGGCGCGTGATGCCTTGCCAGACGCCTATCGCGCCGCCGCGCGCGACGTCGCGCTGCGGGTCGAGGATACGGCCCCGCGCGATATCCTGGCGGATGTCGGGGTCGCCGACCCGCTAGAGCTGACGGGCCTTTACGACGGCATCCCCCTGACGCAGAAATCGGTCGCCGATCAGCCCCATGGCCCGGACACGATCTGGCTGTTCCGGCGTGCCATTCTGGCCGAGCTGGCGGAACGCGGGAACGTGACCCTGGCCGAGCTTGTGGCCCATGTTTACGTCCACGAATTGGCGCATCATTTCGGCTGGTCTGACGATGACATTGCCCGGATTAATCGCTGGTGGGAATGA
- a CDS encoding glutamate--tRNA ligase, with protein MTTTRFAPSPTGHIHVGNLRTALMNWMIARKAGGTFILRLDDTDPERSTQAFADAIQEDLDWLGLHWDRVEKQSDRLDRYAAAADEMRSNGRLYEAFETPTELDLKRKKLLNMHRPPVYDRAALELSGAQKDALRAERGNGVWRFKLDRERIEWTDGILGDISIDDASVSDPVLIRADGQVLYTIASVVDDTDMGVTHVVRGSDHVTNTATQIQIMAALGHDHPSFAHHSLLTGPQGEALSKRLGTLALRDLREAGIQPMALLSLMARLGSSDPVELRNSHDELIEGFDLDHFGSAPTKFDAEDLKPLTARHLAGLPLEAVAEDLRAAGVPDALADQFWTVVRENIDTLADLSGWWSVFAEGATAAPEAEDADFVAEAIALLGQPPYGPETWSEWTAAAKEASGRKGRALFAPLRRAVTGRNRGPEMADVMPLLQIKPRA; from the coding sequence ATGACCACCACCCGTTTCGCCCCCTCGCCCACCGGCCATATCCACGTCGGTAACCTGCGCACCGCGCTGATGAACTGGATGATTGCCCGCAAGGCGGGCGGCACTTTCATCCTGCGGCTGGATGATACCGACCCTGAACGATCGACCCAGGCCTTCGCGGACGCGATCCAGGAAGACCTCGATTGGCTGGGCCTGCATTGGGACCGGGTTGAGAAACAGTCTGACCGGCTGGACCGCTATGCGGCGGCAGCGGATGAGATGCGCAGCAACGGGCGGCTTTATGAGGCGTTCGAGACCCCGACCGAGCTGGACCTGAAGCGCAAGAAGCTGCTGAACATGCACCGCCCGCCGGTCTATGATCGCGCGGCGCTGGAGTTGAGCGGGGCGCAAAAGGACGCCCTGCGCGCCGAGCGTGGCAACGGGGTCTGGCGGTTCAAGCTGGACCGGGAACGGATCGAATGGACCGATGGCATCCTTGGCGACATCTCAATTGATGACGCCAGCGTCAGCGACCCGGTGCTGATCCGCGCCGATGGTCAGGTCCTCTATACGATTGCCAGCGTGGTGGACGACACGGATATGGGCGTGACCCATGTGGTGCGCGGATCGGACCATGTGACCAACACGGCGACGCAGATTCAGATCATGGCGGCGCTGGGCCACGATCATCCATCTTTCGCGCATCATTCGCTGCTGACCGGCCCGCAGGGTGAGGCGCTGAGCAAACGCCTCGGCACACTGGCGCTGCGCGATCTGCGCGAAGCGGGGATTCAACCGATGGCGCTGCTGAGCCTGATGGCGCGATTGGGGTCGAGCGATCCGGTGGAGTTGCGCAATTCGCATGATGAGTTGATCGAAGGGTTCGACCTGGACCATTTCGGCAGCGCTCCGACGAAATTTGACGCCGAAGACCTGAAGCCGCTGACCGCGCGGCATCTGGCCGGTCTGCCGCTGGAGGCTGTGGCAGAAGACTTGCGCGCCGCCGGGGTGCCGGATGCGCTGGCCGATCAGTTCTGGACCGTCGTGCGTGAGAATATCGACACGCTGGCCGACCTGTCGGGCTGGTGGTCGGTGTTCGCCGAAGGGGCAACTGCCGCGCCCGAGGCCGAGGATGCCGATTTCGTGGCCGAGGCGATCGCCCTGCTGGGTCAGCCGCCCTATGGGCCCGAGACGTGGTCGGAATGGACAGCGGCCGCCAAGGAGGCTTCGGGCCGCAAGGGGCGCGCGCTGTTTGCCCCCCTGCGCCGCGCCGTGACGGGCCGGAATCGCGGACCGGAAATGGCGGATGTGATGCCGCTGTTACAGATCAAGCCGCGCGCCTGA
- a CDS encoding MFS transporter, with product MTQPPRHHGTTVMFAASVLSAVLGSVHAFSVFLIPLEQAFAASRGAVSLTYSLALGFLTLAVLFGHSIFARWSAPSFVMVVSTLAAAGALIAGFAPSLSMIWLGYSLLFGAANGLGYGFGLQLAAQANPRRAGFAMGVVTAAYALGAGVAPLLFAAALSLGGFVAAMIGLAAVLIGAGIICAAMLRATGAVFTAAPARSAQTEVRGASFALLWIGYGAGVAAGLMAIGHATAIATGAGFPGPIWIAPAAIAVANLLGSLVAGRLTDRAKLGVVLACLALLTAAAVLALGTIAGPGSTIAMLAAAGFAYGGTIAAYPAVIAKLFGMADSPRIYGRVFTAWGAAGLFAPSLAGALFDLSGTYRVALLAAAALAVISALAVVALFRVEVRRAA from the coding sequence ATGACCCAACCGCCGCGCCATCACGGGACTACGGTCATGTTCGCCGCGTCAGTTCTGTCTGCGGTCCTGGGGTCCGTGCATGCATTCTCGGTCTTTCTTATCCCGCTTGAACAGGCATTCGCAGCGTCCCGAGGGGCAGTTTCGCTGACCTACTCCCTGGCATTGGGCTTTCTGACCCTTGCTGTACTGTTCGGCCATAGCATCTTTGCGCGTTGGAGTGCGCCGAGTTTTGTCATGGTAGTCTCCACCCTCGCCGCAGCAGGGGCGCTGATCGCCGGGTTCGCCCCGTCCTTGTCGATGATCTGGCTGGGCTATTCGCTGCTGTTCGGGGCGGCCAATGGTCTGGGATATGGCTTCGGCCTGCAATTGGCCGCACAGGCCAACCCGCGCCGCGCCGGGTTCGCGATGGGGGTGGTGACCGCCGCCTATGCGCTAGGGGCAGGGGTCGCGCCGCTGCTGTTTGCCGCCGCGCTGTCGCTGGGTGGATTTGTCGCCGCGATGATCGGTCTTGCGGCTGTTCTGATCGGCGCAGGCATCATCTGTGCAGCCATGTTGCGCGCGACAGGCGCAGTGTTCACGGCCGCGCCCGCGCGGTCGGCACAAACCGAAGTTCGCGGTGCCAGTTTCGCGCTTCTCTGGATCGGTTACGGCGCGGGTGTCGCCGCCGGATTGATGGCAATCGGCCACGCCACCGCGATCGCCACCGGCGCCGGATTTCCGGGGCCGATCTGGATCGCGCCTGCGGCAATCGCGGTCGCAAATCTGCTGGGCAGTCTTGTGGCCGGTCGGCTGACTGACCGGGCGAAACTGGGTGTCGTCCTGGCCTGCCTGGCGCTTTTGACGGCAGCAGCGGTTCTGGCGCTTGGCACGATTGCGGGGCCGGGTTCCACCATTGCGATGCTCGCGGCAGCAGGCTTTGCCTATGGCGGCACCATCGCGGCTTATCCCGCCGTGATCGCCAAACTGTTCGGCATGGCCGACAGTCCGCGGATCTATGGCCGGGTCTTCACCGCCTGGGGGGCCGCTGGCCTGTTCGCACCCTCATTGGCTGGCGCGCTGTTCGACCTCAGCGGCACTTACCGGGTGGCTTTGCTGGCAGCTGCCGCACTTGCGGTCATCTCGGCATTGGCGGTTGTGGCCTTGTTCCGGGTCGAGGTCAGGCGCGCGGCTTGA
- a CDS encoding MerR family transcriptional regulator: MRIGDLARKSGLSRDTLRFYERSGLIHSTPEPGATNSYRNYSDDTMMTLEIIAEARAAGMTLADVTVFLGQLGAAGDDLDGEAFLNAKIAEVEARLRQTRQFLRTLRQTKTALLRAPKTLD, encoded by the coding sequence ATGCGCATCGGTGATCTGGCCAGAAAAAGCGGCCTCAGCCGGGATACCTTGCGGTTTTACGAACGTTCCGGGTTGATCCACTCGACCCCTGAACCGGGTGCGACGAACAGCTATCGCAACTATTCCGACGACACGATGATGACGCTGGAGATCATTGCCGAGGCGCGGGCGGCAGGCATGACGCTGGCGGATGTGACCGTCTTCCTGGGCCAGCTTGGGGCGGCAGGCGATGATCTGGATGGAGAGGCGTTCCTGAACGCAAAAATCGCCGAGGTCGAAGCCCGGCTGCGCCAAACCCGGCAATTCCTGAGGACGCTGAGGCAGACAAAAACCGCGCTGCTGCGCGCGCCGAAAACGCTGGATTGA
- a CDS encoding MATE family efflux transporter gives MSEQAKFLDGSLMRHITVMSLTASVGLMAVFLVDFIDMIFISMLGKAELAAAVGYAGAILFFTTSFGIGMAIAAGALVARTLGAGNEELARRRATNVLIYGVVFGTIFAAIVWIYVPVLASLIGARGATLELATSYLRIIVPSLPFLITGMVGGAILRAHGDAQRAMMATVWGGLVNAVLDPILIFGLDLELTGAALASVAARLAIAATALLPIIRHYGGFARPSGAELFRDLTPVFSIAGPAILTQLATPIGQAYVTRSMAEYGEDAVAGMAIVARITPVAYGVTFALSGAIGPIIGQNFGAGLHDRVKGAFRDGLIFTAVVVLLVSAALYALRWPIAGLFSADGLTRDLVFLFAGPLALMFFFNGMLFVSNAAFNNLGHPFYSTWLNWGRHTLGTIPTAMVGGWLLGAQGILIGQAVGGLIFGIWAWWLAQRVMARAAVIGPVQTDGFSRQARLMSLLHLRR, from the coding sequence ATGAGCGAGCAGGCAAAATTCCTCGACGGGTCATTGATGCGGCATATCACGGTGATGTCGCTGACCGCCTCGGTCGGGTTGATGGCGGTGTTTCTGGTCGATTTCATCGACATGATCTTCATTTCGATGCTGGGCAAGGCCGAGCTGGCCGCTGCGGTCGGATATGCTGGCGCGATCCTGTTCTTTACGACATCCTTCGGCATCGGCATGGCGATTGCCGCCGGGGCGCTGGTGGCGCGGACCCTGGGTGCCGGAAACGAAGAGCTGGCGCGGCGGCGGGCGACCAATGTGCTGATTTATGGCGTCGTCTTTGGCACGATATTCGCCGCGATTGTCTGGATATACGTGCCGGTGCTTGCGTCCTTGATCGGCGCGCGCGGTGCGACGCTGGAACTGGCGACATCGTACCTCAGAATCATTGTGCCCTCGCTGCCGTTTCTGATCACCGGCATGGTCGGCGGCGCGATTCTGCGCGCCCATGGTGATGCGCAGCGTGCAATGATGGCGACGGTTTGGGGCGGGCTGGTAAACGCGGTGCTGGACCCGATCCTGATCTTCGGGCTGGATCTGGAACTGACCGGGGCCGCATTGGCCAGCGTTGCCGCGCGCCTTGCCATCGCAGCCACGGCACTGTTGCCGATCATCCGCCACTATGGCGGGTTCGCGCGCCCCTCAGGTGCCGAACTTTTTCGCGATCTGACCCCGGTTTTCAGCATCGCCGGTCCGGCGATCCTGACCCAGCTGGCCACCCCGATCGGGCAGGCCTATGTCACACGCTCGATGGCCGAATATGGCGAGGATGCCGTGGCGGGCATGGCCATTGTGGCCCGGATCACACCGGTGGCCTATGGGGTGACATTTGCGCTGTCCGGGGCCATTGGTCCGATCATCGGGCAGAATTTCGGGGCCGGGTTGCATGATCGGGTGAAGGGGGCGTTTCGTGACGGGCTGATCTTCACGGCGGTCGTTGTTTTGCTGGTCTCGGCCGCGTTATACGCGCTGCGCTGGCCGATTGCCGGGCTGTTCAGCGCCGATGGGCTGACCCGCGATCTGGTGTTCCTGTTCGCCGGGCCACTGGCGTTGATGTTCTTTTTCAACGGCATGTTGTTCGTGTCGAACGCGGCATTCAACAATCTGGGCCACCCGTTTTATTCGACATGGCTGAATTGGGGCCGGCACACGCTGGGCACCATCCCGACAGCAATGGTCGGAGGCTGGTTGCTGGGGGCGCAGGGGATATTGATCGGGCAAGCGGTCGGCGGGCTGATCTTCGGGATCTGGGCCTGGTGGCTGGCGCAACGGGTTATGGCACGGGCTGCGGTGATCGGGCCGGTTCAGACCGATGGATTCAGCCGTCAAGCGCGGTTGATGTCGCTGCTGCATTTGCGACGCTAA
- the rpsA gene encoding 30S ribosomal protein S1 — translation MEEFEALLNESFEIDTPQEGSVVKGKVIAVEAGQAIIDVGYKMEGRVELKEFANPGEAPEIEVGDEVEVFLRQVENAKGEAVISHEMARREAAWDRLEAAYAEEEKVDGAIFGRVKGGFTVDLGGAVAFLPGSQVDVRPVRDAGPLMGLKQPFQILKMDRRRGNIVVSRRAILEESRAEQRAEVIGGLTEGQAVDGVVKNITEYGAFVDLGGVDGLLHVTDMAWRRVNHPSEIVTIGETIKVQVIKVNKETHRISLGLKQLQDDPWNAVEGKYPLDSDHKGRVTNITDYGAFVELEPGVEGLVHVSEMSWTKKNVHPGKIVSTSQEVDVKVLEIDPIKRRVSLGLKQTMRNPWEVFAETHPEGTPVEGEVKNITEFGLFVGLDGDIDGMVHLSDISWNERGEDAIQNYRKGDSVNAVVTEVDVEKERISLSIKGLDDSFTEATDGVKRGSIITVEVTSIEDGGIEVEYEGAKSFIRRSDLSRDRAEQRPERFGVGDKVDVRVTNVDAKTRRLGLSIKAREIAEEKEAVEQYGSSDSGASLGDILGAALKSDDDA, via the coding sequence ATGGAGGAATTCGAAGCCCTCCTCAACGAAAGCTTCGAGATTGACACGCCCCAGGAAGGGTCTGTTGTTAAAGGCAAAGTCATCGCAGTTGAAGCGGGACAAGCCATCATCGACGTCGGCTATAAAATGGAAGGCCGTGTCGAGCTGAAAGAATTCGCAAACCCCGGCGAAGCCCCCGAAATTGAAGTGGGCGACGAGGTCGAGGTTTTCCTGCGCCAGGTCGAAAACGCCAAGGGCGAGGCTGTCATCAGCCACGAAATGGCCCGCCGCGAGGCTGCCTGGGATCGTCTGGAAGCGGCTTACGCCGAAGAAGAAAAAGTCGACGGAGCCATCTTTGGCCGCGTCAAAGGCGGCTTTACCGTCGATCTGGGCGGCGCAGTTGCGTTCCTGCCCGGTTCTCAGGTTGACGTGCGCCCCGTGCGTGACGCTGGCCCGCTGATGGGTCTGAAGCAACCGTTCCAGATTCTGAAAATGGACCGTCGCCGGGGCAACATCGTTGTGTCGCGCCGCGCGATCCTTGAAGAATCCCGCGCCGAACAGCGTGCCGAGGTTATCGGTGGTCTTACCGAAGGTCAGGCAGTTGACGGTGTGGTCAAGAACATCACCGAATACGGTGCCTTCGTGGATCTGGGCGGTGTTGACGGGCTGTTGCACGTCACCGACATGGCCTGGCGCCGGGTCAACCACCCGTCCGAGATCGTCACCATCGGTGAAACGATCAAAGTGCAGGTCATCAAGGTCAACAAGGAAACGCACCGCATCTCGCTTGGCCTCAAGCAGTTGCAGGACGATCCCTGGAACGCCGTCGAAGGCAAGTACCCGCTGGACAGCGACCACAAGGGCCGCGTGACCAACATCACCGATTACGGTGCGTTTGTTGAACTGGAACCGGGCGTCGAAGGTCTGGTGCACGTCAGCGAAATGTCCTGGACCAAGAAGAACGTCCACCCGGGCAAAATCGTCTCGACCAGCCAGGAAGTCGACGTCAAAGTGCTTGAGATTGATCCGATCAAACGCCGCGTCAGCCTTGGCCTGAAACAGACCATGCGCAACCCGTGGGAGGTGTTTGCAGAAACCCACCCCGAAGGCACGCCGGTCGAAGGCGAGGTCAAGAACATCACCGAATTCGGTCTGTTCGTCGGCCTGGACGGCGACATCGACGGCATGGTTCACCTCAGCGACATCAGCTGGAACGAACGTGGCGAAGATGCGATCCAGAACTACCGCAAGGGCGACTCGGTCAATGCCGTGGTCACCGAAGTGGATGTTGAGAAAGAGCGTATCAGCCTGTCAATCAAAGGTCTGGACGACAGCTTTACCGAGGCGACCGACGGCGTGAAGCGCGGATCGATCATCACGGTCGAGGTGACTTCGATCGAAGATGGCGGCATTGAGGTGGAATACGAGGGTGCGAAATCCTTCATCCGCCGCAGTGACCTCAGCCGGGATCGTGCCGAACAGCGCCCCGAACGCTTTGGGGTTGGCGACAAGGTCGACGTACGCGTCACCAATGTCGACGCCAAGACCCGCCGTCTGGGCCTGTCGATCAAAGCGCGCGAGATCGCAGAAGAAAAAGAAGCGGTCGAACAATATGGTTCGTCGGACTCCGGTGCTTCGCTTGGCGACATCCTGGGTGCAGCGCTGAAAAGCGACGACGACGCATAA
- the ihfB gene encoding integration host factor subunit beta: protein MIRSELIQKIADENPHLYHRDVERIVNTIFEEVISAMARGDRVELRGFGAFSVKKRDARVGRNPRTGDSVNVEEKHVPFFKTGKLLRDRLNKG from the coding sequence ATGATCCGTTCTGAACTGATCCAGAAAATCGCGGATGAGAATCCGCACCTGTATCACCGCGATGTCGAACGCATTGTGAACACGATTTTTGAAGAGGTTATCTCGGCCATGGCGCGGGGCGACCGGGTCGAACTGCGTGGTTTCGGCGCGTTTTCGGTCAAGAAGCGTGACGCGCGCGTCGGCCGCAATCCGCGCACCGGGGACTCGGTGAATGTCGAAGAAAAGCACGTACCGTTTTTCAAGACCGGCAAGCTGTTGCGCGACCGCCTGAACAAGGGCTAG
- a CDS encoding DUF1049 domain-containing protein has product MRLIRYAFLGGLAIVLIATALANRGFVTLRVLPEEMAGLFGYQWSISLPLFLVILGSIVAGVAIGFVWEWLREHKHRAEARHERRERERLEAEVDRLTDTGSDTGDDVLAMLEAPTAAR; this is encoded by the coding sequence ATGCGCCTGATCCGATATGCTTTCCTTGGCGGCCTTGCGATTGTCCTGATCGCGACCGCCCTTGCCAACAGGGGCTTCGTCACCCTGCGGGTTCTGCCAGAAGAAATGGCGGGGCTGTTTGGCTATCAATGGTCGATTTCCTTACCCCTGTTTCTGGTGATCCTGGGCAGCATCGTTGCCGGTGTCGCCATCGGCTTCGTCTGGGAATGGCTGCGCGAACACAAGCACCGCGCGGAGGCGCGCCACGAACGGCGCGAACGGGAACGGCTTGAGGCCGAGGTTGACCGTCTGACCGACACCGGCTCTGACACAGGCGACGACGTCCTGGCGATGCTTGAGGCTCCGACCGCCGCGCGCTAG
- a CDS encoding phosphoribosylanthranilate isomerase, which translates to MAKTRTKICGLSTAEHLSTAVEAGAGYVGFVFFQKSPRHISIEAARALAIDVPVGVAKVALVVNASDADLDAILEHTPIDMLQLHGSEPPERVAEVRARYGLPVMKAVGVADAQDLAQLDIYGAVADQLLVDAKPPKDAVLPGGNGLTFDWRLIANRRWACPWMLAGGLTRANVAQAIALTGARQVDVSSGVESAPGVKDAGLIRDFLTAVRLCR; encoded by the coding sequence ATGGCCAAAACACGCACGAAAATCTGTGGACTCTCGACGGCAGAGCATCTGTCGACCGCGGTCGAGGCTGGCGCCGGTTACGTCGGCTTCGTTTTCTTTCAGAAATCCCCAAGGCATATATCGATCGAGGCCGCGCGCGCATTGGCGATTGATGTGCCGGTTGGCGTGGCCAAGGTGGCGCTGGTGGTGAACGCGTCAGACGCCGATCTGGACGCAATCCTGGAACACACGCCGATCGACATGCTGCAACTCCACGGGTCCGAGCCGCCCGAACGTGTGGCCGAAGTCCGCGCCCGGTACGGCCTGCCGGTGATGAAAGCGGTCGGGGTGGCCGATGCGCAGGATCTGGCGCAGTTGGATATCTACGGTGCCGTCGCCGATCAACTGCTGGTCGATGCGAAGCCCCCCAAAGATGCGGTGCTGCCCGGCGGTAACGGGTTGACCTTCGACTGGCGGCTGATCGCCAACCGGCGGTGGGCCTGCCCCTGGATGCTGGCCGGGGGGCTGACGCGCGCTAACGTGGCGCAGGCAATTGCCCTGACCGGCGCGCGGCAGGTCGACGTAAGTTCCGGCGTCGAAAGCGCCCCGGGGGTGAAAGACGCGGGCCTGATCCGCGATTTCCTGACGGCGGTACGCTTATGCCGGTGA
- a CDS encoding GNAT family N-acetyltransferase yields MPVSFRPATRDDVPAVLALLQDDALGSQREGAEMARYFAAFDAMMAEGANTLIVGEDAGKVVATYQLTFISGLSLRAARRAQIESVRVASTLRGQGVGRAMFADAEARARAAGCTLMQLTMNASRTDSAQFYTSLGFVASHTGFKRPLEPID; encoded by the coding sequence ATGCCGGTGAGTTTCCGCCCGGCGACCCGCGATGACGTGCCTGCCGTTCTGGCGCTGTTGCAAGACGACGCGCTGGGTTCGCAACGCGAAGGGGCCGAGATGGCGCGCTACTTCGCCGCCTTCGATGCAATGATGGCCGAGGGTGCCAATACGCTGATCGTGGGCGAGGATGCCGGGAAAGTTGTGGCGACCTATCAGCTGACGTTCATCTCGGGGCTGTCGCTGCGCGCGGCGCGGCGGGCACAGATCGAAAGCGTTCGCGTGGCCAGCACCCTGCGGGGTCAGGGGGTCGGACGCGCCATGTTCGCGGATGCCGAGGCACGCGCCCGCGCCGCGGGCTGTACGCTGATGCAACTGACCATGAACGCCAGCCGGACAGACTCGGCGCAATTCTACACCAGTCTTGGATTTGTTGCATCGCACACCGGCTTCAAACGCCCGTTGGAGCCGATCGACTGA
- a CDS encoding tryptophan synthase subunit beta — translation MPELAVAIRVGIHLRRQYLVDDDPTKNRIRLTRQLNAISRHVPLVGSVLRGLLKRNLWMFRLPIALVLIAGSVLAILPVFGLWMLPVGLALLAIDMPILRPMIVGAVIVGRRWLALRWRAWRPGK, via the coding sequence ATGCCAGAATTGGCCGTGGCCATTCGCGTCGGCATCCACCTTCGGAGACAGTATTTGGTTGACGACGATCCGACGAAAAACCGCATCCGGCTGACCCGGCAATTGAACGCGATCTCGCGGCATGTGCCGCTGGTTGGTTCGGTACTGCGCGGGCTGTTGAAGCGCAATCTGTGGATGTTCCGCCTGCCCATCGCCCTCGTCTTGATCGCCGGCAGCGTGCTTGCGATCCTGCCGGTGTTCGGGCTGTGGATGCTGCCGGTGGGCCTGGCGTTGCTTGCGATTGATATGCCGATTCTGCGGCCGATGATCGTGGGCGCGGTGATTGTCGGGCGGCGCTGGCTGGCACTTAGGTGGCGCGCCTGGCGTCCGGGCAAATAG